CTAACAGGAGCACCGAAATGTCCTATAAGCAACTAACCCTTGAGCAAAGATACAAAATTTATGGACTACTTCATACAAATTTATCAAAGTCAGAGATTTCCAGACGTTCTGGGATTCATAAATCTACTCTTTATCGTGAGCTCAAACGCAACGGTGGATTGCGTGGTTATCGTGCCAGGCAAGCGGCCCGGACGGCAGAGAAAAGGCGCCAGCAAGCGTCCAAACATATTCGGTTCACCGATACTGTGAAAGAGCGAGTTGAACATTACCTCAAAGAGGATTGGAGCCCGGAACAGATTTCCGGCACCCTTGCCGAGCAAGAAAAGATTCATATCAGCCATGAGACGATTTATCAATATGTCTGGGCTGATAAATATGCTGGCGGTACCCTGTTCAAACATTTACGCTGGTCGAGGCGAAAAAGACATAAACGATACGGCAAACGTGACCAGCGGGGACAAATCCGAAATCGAGTCAGTATCGACGAACGGCCCCAGGTCGTTGCAGAAAAGACGCGTATCGGCGACTGGGAAGTCGATACCATCATTGGCAAACGCCACAAAGGAGCATTGGTGACTGCTGTTGAACGAAAAACCAAATTCACTTGTATCAAACAGGTCGTTGATAAAAAAGCCGATACGGTCACTCAGGCGTTAATCGATATTCTCTCACCTTACAAAAACCGGGTGTTGACGATTACCGTTGATAACGGTAAAGAGTTTGCTTCTCATCAGAAAATCGCTCAGGCATTAGGAGCCGCAGTCTACTTCGCTCATCCCTATCATGCATGGGAGCGCGGACTCAATGAGAATACCAATGGGCTTATTCGACAATATTTTCCAAAGAACTCTGACTTGACAACTCCAAATACTACTAAGGTACGCTTTGTTCAAAATAGACTTAACAATAGACCAAGAAAATCTTTAAACTTTAAAACACCTGTAGAACTTTTTTTTAAAAAAACTGTCGCACTTGAAACTTGAATTCACCTTTTAAACCTGCTACTTTAAAAACTTTAATTAGATCAGGAGTGCAAAAATCAGTTCCGATTTTCCTTTAATTTAGCAATAATAAAAGTTGGAACGTATTTTTGCTTTTAAACAATATTTTCCTGTAAAAATACGTTCGCTACGCCCATTGATTTTTACACTCCTAAATTTAGAACATCTGAAGCCTAGATAAAACCAGAGGAGCCTGTTGAGGAGACCAAATTTAATTTACTGCAATTCGCAACAGACCCCTCTGGATTGTTTTAATTACTTAGACCTTCCAGGTTAACCTGGAAGGTCTCTTTGTTACTTATTTCAATAACAGCATGCGTTTGGACATGATAAATTTATCGCCGGCTTTCATCTGGAAGATATAAACGCCGGTGGCTGCCGGCCGTCCAAAACTATCTTTACCATTCCATTGAATCGTGTAAGCTCCGGTAGGCTGTTCTTCGTTGACTAGCGTAACAACCTGTTGACCCAAAAGATTAAATATCTTGAGAGTGACCTGCGACCTTTCAGTCAATTGATATTTGATCTGTGTTTCCGGATTAAATGGATTGGGGTAATTCTGGAAAAGCTCAAAAGCCTCTGGAACGGTAGCATCTTCATCGGCGACACTTGTGATGTTATCCTCTCCCAAATTCATGTTCGCGCCCTCGAAATCCTGACCGTTACCAACGGTTATTGAAGCAGCGTTTTGCTCATTCGTACCGCCAAAATAACCATCCTCATAGCCGACACCCGAAACATCGATTTTATAATCGCCTGCCGGCAGGTCTATTAAGGAATAATCCCCGTTAGCATCCGTAACGGCGCTCACTTCAACATCACCATCCCCGGAGATTGCGCGAACTAAGATACCCAGCAATGGCGTATTGTTTATCGCGTCTCGGATTCTGCCCCGAACTGTGTAAGTACCGTTGCGATGGCGGGGCCTTAACCCAAAATCGATGCCTTCAGTCACCTGGCCATTTTCAACACCAACAGGATCGGCATCCTTGAAACGCCTTGCATCCTTAAAAAACTCGCCGACAAAACCGCGAGCCCATGCGAACACATAGTATCTTCCCGACGGCAAGTCCGTTAGTTTGTAATGACCGTGGGGACCGGAAAACGCAATGTGGGGTATCCGATACCTTGGAGACACCGCGATCACCACGCCGCCAAAGAGCGGAGTGTCGTCTGCATCTGAGAAAACTCTGCCGGTGATCGTGCCTCGCCGGTCTTCTTTTGGATGCAAAAACAGATCAATGGCGGAAGTCTCATTAGGGGAGGTCACCTCAACGAGATCGGCCTGATCGCGAGTACGTGCATTCTCATAAAATTGCGCATAAAAGCCATCGGCGATCACCTGAACAACATGATTGCCAGTCGCCAGGCCGCCAACTTTATACTCGCCATTTTCATCTGTAAAAGTACGACGGCCGTGCTTCGAATCAGCCGCCCAAACTTGCACAAGCGCTTTTGCAACCGGCAGGTTGTCTACAGCAGAAGCTACCGTCCCGGAAATACAACCGCCGGTTTCCAGAGTAAAATCGATCGCTTCTTCGGACTTGTCTTCGCTTACTACAACAAACGTTGCCAGATCCTTGGTCGGCACTTCTTCCCAAAACTCCGGCAGGTATTCTTCTGCAGCGGCAAGAACGATATATTTTCCTGAAGGTACATTTTCAATTAAATAGTTACCATCGTCATCGGTCTTGGCCCGGAAGCCAGCAATTGATAACGCATGGTCTAAATTACTTGGCTCTTTAAAAGCCTGAACAACTGCGCCGGCAATTGGGGCACTCGTGGTTTGATCCGTGACCATTCCGGCAATCGAACCTCTTTTGGTGAGATCAAAATTAATGTCAGTGCTGTGTGCATCGGGTACAACTTCAACAAGGGCTGCGTCTTCCCGGTCTGCAGCGTGGTCATAAAATTGCGTATTGAATCCTTCAGCTGAAGCTGAGACAAGATATGAACCCGGTCTCACCTGCACCAGATATTCGCCATTTTCGTTGGTGCGAGTTTCCCTGAAAACAAAATGGTCAGGACTGACAGCATTAATCGAATGAGAAAAAACCCGAACATGAGCGCCGGCAATGGGCCCTTGGTCCACAGCATTTCTAACCACACCGCTGATAGCGCTGGCCATTGCCAACACGAAATCTTTACCTTCGAGCTTTTCCGGCTCCTGCACATTCAATATCTCGGCATCGGCCAACTCTTTGGCATCATCGAAAAATTCGGCCCCATAGCCCGGAGCATTAGCCGCCACTAAATATGCGCCCGTTTCAAGTTCTCCGATTTCATAAGCGCCTTCGTCGTTGGTGGTTGCGTGCTTTGCAACTCGCGGATTTAATTTTAAGAAGGCGACCACATGGGCATTGGCTAAGGGTACAGGATTTTGGCTATCCGTGACGACAGTACCCGCTATCTTGGCGCCTTCGCTCAGGCCAAAATCTTTATCAGTAAGCGTGTCGTCTTCTGCGACTGTGAGCACAAATGCCTGCAGGTAATCTCTGGTATTATCATAAAATTCACCGATAAACCCACGGGCATTTGCATAAAGTATATAATGTCCGGGGATGAGATTATCAATTAAGTAATTGCCGGCGTCATCACTTTCCGTGCGCTGAATCCAGCGAACCTTCCCTAAACGAACCGCTTTTACGACCGCACTTCCGATCGGCAAGCCATCCGCATCCTTGCTTATATTGCCACTGATGGCGCCG
This candidate division KSB1 bacterium DNA region includes the following protein-coding sequences:
- a CDS encoding IS30 family transposase; translation: MSYKQLTLEQRYKIYGLLHTNLSKSEISRRSGIHKSTLYRELKRNGGLRGYRARQAARTAEKRRQQASKHIRFTDTVKERVEHYLKEDWSPEQISGTLAEQEKIHISHETIYQYVWADKYAGGTLFKHLRWSRRKRHKRYGKRDQRGQIRNRVSIDERPQVVAEKTRIGDWEVDTIIGKRHKGALVTAVERKTKFTCIKQVVDKKADTVTQALIDILSPYKNRVLTITVDNGKEFASHQKIAQALGAAVYFAHPYHAWERGLNENTNGLIRQYFPKNSDLTTPNTTKVRFVQNRLNNRPRKSLNFKTPVELFFKKTVALET
- a CDS encoding carboxypeptidase regulatory-like domain-containing protein; this encodes MDKLKLTLTVLLAVLFTTAFLNVTQAQNTNVDVHVVPEEAEIDIGESIKLDAFAFSLNSTANAPAKIDSITWDVQPDSMGTITDDGFFIAGRRVGIVKIKVTIHIGNEQIVKVVCIRIGKLPKPFFNVKIVPNVAVVPPGTEQQFEVDVTSLDGQQVHPKNVQWEVKPEDLGKISEDGLFAAGDLDGRGKVVAVVELDGLRIPASADVIVHDPPTGAISGNISKDADGLPIGSAVVKAVRLGKVRWIQRTESDDAGNYLIDNLIPGHYILYANARGFIGEFYDNTRDYLQAFVLTVAEDDTLTDKDFGLSEGAKIAGTVVTDSQNPVPLANAHVVAFLKLNPRVAKHATTNDEGAYEIGELETGAYLVAANAPGYGAEFFDDAKELADAEILNVQEPEKLEGKDFVLAMASAISGVVRNAVDQGPIAGAHVRVFSHSINAVSPDHFVFRETRTNENGEYLVQVRPGSYLVSASAEGFNTQFYDHAADREDAALVEVVPDAHSTDINFDLTKRGSIAGMVTDQTTSAPIAGAVVQAFKEPSNLDHALSIAGFRAKTDDDGNYLIENVPSGKYIVLAAAEEYLPEFWEEVPTKDLATFVVVSEDKSEEAIDFTLETGGCISGTVASAVDNLPVAKALVQVWAADSKHGRRTFTDENGEYKVGGLATGNHVVQVIADGFYAQFYENARTRDQADLVEVTSPNETSAIDLFLHPKEDRRGTITGRVFSDADDTPLFGGVVIAVSPRYRIPHIAFSGPHGHYKLTDLPSGRYYVFAWARGFVGEFFKDARRFKDADPVGVENGQVTEGIDFGLRPRHRNGTYTVRGRIRDAINNTPLLGILVRAISGDGDVEVSAVTDANGDYSLIDLPAGDYKIDVSGVGYEDGYFGGTNEQNAASITVGNGQDFEGANMNLGEDNITSVADEDATVPEAFELFQNYPNPFNPETQIKYQLTERSQVTLKIFNLLGQQVVTLVNEEQPTGAYTIQWNGKDSFGRPAATGVYIFQMKAGDKFIMSKRMLLLK